One stretch of Zhihengliuella flava DNA includes these proteins:
- a CDS encoding FAD-dependent oxidoreductase, producing the protein MPHSAEVDTGAAAAAPNRPLRVAIIGAGPAGVYAADILTKAERDFEVSIDLFDAYPAPYGLIRYGVAPDHPRIKGIVKALHKVLDRGDIRFLGNVTYGRDLLLSDIRAMYDAVIFATGAIKDAAMNIPGIELDGSHGAADFVSWYDGHPDVPREWPLDAKEVAVLGNGNVALDVARVLSKHADDLLTTEIPDNVYAGLKSSPVTDVHVFGRRGPAQVKFTPLELRELSHSRDVDIVLYPEDFEFDEASDEAIKTNNQVKTMVNTLANWMVEQDEREEDPNFTPASRRLHLHFLHSPVEITGEDGRVTGMTFERQELDGTGNVRGTGELVEYPLQAVYRAIGYFGSELAELEFDAQRGVLVNDGGRVLDADGAAVPGIYTTGWIKRGPVGLIGHTKGDALETIGNLLEDRTELPPATEPSESAILDFLEARGVEYTTWNGWLNLDAHERGLGEAAGELTTEAGAITRERIKVVEREDMVRISRGTEAGAE; encoded by the coding sequence GTGCCCCATTCTGCCGAGGTCGACACCGGCGCGGCTGCTGCCGCGCCGAACCGCCCGCTGCGCGTTGCCATCATCGGCGCAGGCCCCGCCGGCGTCTATGCCGCGGACATCCTGACCAAAGCCGAACGCGACTTCGAGGTATCGATCGACTTGTTCGACGCCTACCCGGCACCGTACGGGCTGATTCGCTACGGCGTGGCGCCCGATCATCCGCGCATCAAAGGCATCGTCAAGGCCCTGCACAAGGTCCTTGATCGCGGCGACATCAGGTTCCTCGGCAACGTCACCTACGGCCGGGACCTCCTCCTGTCGGACATCCGAGCCATGTACGACGCCGTGATCTTCGCCACGGGCGCCATCAAGGATGCCGCCATGAACATCCCGGGGATTGAGCTCGACGGCTCCCACGGCGCCGCCGACTTCGTCTCCTGGTACGACGGCCACCCGGACGTGCCGCGCGAGTGGCCGCTGGACGCCAAGGAAGTGGCCGTGCTGGGCAATGGCAACGTGGCCCTCGACGTGGCCCGCGTCCTCTCTAAGCACGCCGACGACCTGCTGACCACGGAAATTCCCGACAATGTCTATGCCGGTTTGAAGAGCTCTCCCGTCACGGACGTGCACGTGTTCGGCCGCCGTGGGCCGGCGCAGGTGAAGTTCACGCCCTTGGAATTGCGCGAGCTCTCCCACAGCCGCGACGTCGACATCGTGCTCTACCCGGAAGACTTTGAGTTCGACGAAGCCTCCGACGAGGCCATCAAGACCAACAACCAGGTCAAGACCATGGTCAACACGCTGGCCAACTGGATGGTGGAGCAGGACGAGCGTGAGGAAGACCCGAACTTCACGCCGGCCTCCCGCCGCCTGCACCTGCACTTCCTGCACTCCCCGGTAGAGATCACCGGCGAGGACGGCCGGGTCACGGGGATGACCTTCGAACGCCAAGAGCTGGATGGCACGGGCAACGTGCGCGGCACCGGCGAACTCGTCGAGTATCCGCTGCAGGCCGTGTACCGGGCCATTGGCTACTTTGGCTCCGAGCTGGCCGAGCTGGAATTTGATGCCCAGCGCGGCGTCCTGGTCAACGACGGCGGCCGCGTGCTGGACGCTGACGGCGCCGCGGTGCCGGGCATCTACACCACCGGATGGATCAAGCGCGGCCCCGTGGGCCTCATCGGCCACACCAAGGGAGATGCGCTGGAGACCATCGGCAACCTGCTGGAGGACCGCACCGAGTTGCCTCCGGCGACGGAGCCGTCCGAGTCCGCGATCCTTGATTTCCTCGAGGCTCGTGGCGTCGAATACACCACGTGGAATGGGTGGCTGAACCTCGACGCGCATGAGCGCGGTCTCGGCGAGGCCGCCGGCGAGCTCACCACGGAAGCCGGGGCCATCACCCGCGAACGCATCAAGGTGGTTGAGCGCGAGGATATGGTGCGCATCTCTCGCGGCACAGAAGCTGGCGCCGAGTGA